The following DNA comes from Pristis pectinata isolate sPriPec2 chromosome 8, sPriPec2.1.pri, whole genome shotgun sequence.
gtaattctgttttgtttttcaacaATGCATTTATGTCATAATTTTTGAATTTAGCTAAAAATTAATTAGTTAAAGTAATTCCCATTTTCTGTTGAGTCAACAGTGGCATGAAATTCTGATCAGTATACAATCTAATACCAGTTCTCgtatttcctttaaatattgGAGGCTGTTCAGACTAGTTCTCTTCATAATTCCATACCTCCACTTAGTTCCCTGTAATTCATTCTCTCATACATGCCAGTTAATAGCCCATCTCCAATTCTCTCACCAGTCACCAGTGACCTACATTGGGAAtaatttagagtagccaattaaactatcaaccagcgtatctttgggatgtgggaggaaaccagagtgtccAGTGGAAACCacaaggagagcatgcaaacaCCAAGCAAACTGGGCCAGTGGTTAGAATCAATCCTGGGTCACTTAAACTACAAGACAATTGcactacctgcaatgccactatAAATATTTCTGGCAAGTCTTTCCATCTTGAAATGAAGATCAGAATAAGGTCAAGAAAGATTTATTAAATAATTGATACAAAATTATTACTAAACAATTGTCACTAAATATTACTAAATTATCAAGTGTTAATATTACTAAATTGTTACAAATACTTAAGATTGTTACTAAAGGATTAATACATAATAGATGTTTTAATACAAAAGGTCAAGAAAGATTGagcattttttatatatatatgtgtgtgtgtatgtatatatatatatatatatatatatatagagagagagagagagagcttttcTGTACTTTGCCTGAATTTCATCATGCACAATGTCATAGGAAAAGGCGTCAAAATGAGCAGAATCAAGAAATGAGACAATATTGTAATCTAAAAGTCATGTGAAAAGTGAATTGGTGCAGATAAGCTTGTGTGCAGGaagaggggaattaaaataggAAGATGGAGGTACATTGAAGTTAGTAAAGAAACATTTTGTAAGAGTTTTTACAACTAGAGCTTGAAGAGGAAGTTAAAACCTTGTAGCTGAAAGATTTGGAGTGAAGGAAGAGGCATTGGTTCTATCCCTGATTGAGGgaaagaaagattgcagaaaaatgTTTTTCAATATTCCTGGTCTACAAACTGAGCAACAAAGAGTGGAATGTGAATAATGAACTGTGTGGTTCAAGTTAAAACTGAAGGACAATCTGGATAACCATAGATCAAAATACAATGGGTGCTGGagacctgaaacaaaaactgcaaacatGGAGGATAAGTGTAAGAATGGTGCTTAAGAGGAAACGTGCACTGGGAGTACACATAATGGAAGGAGGGTGCAAGTTGTAGAAAACAAGAGGAATCTAGATGCTCAAATAATTCTAAAAGAAGTTTAAGGTTTTATAAATAACGGCATAAAACACAGAAGTAATAGCATTGGATGGAATCTATAATTAGGAGTAGGGACAAAGATGCTGGAACAGAAGGAGAATATACAATTTACCAGAGGGTTTTAATATTATAAACACTTTTGACTGATGGATAGAACTTTGGGAAGGATGATGCAAGGCTATCTGTTTCAATTCCCTAAAGAGGGGAGAGGTTAAGGAGAGTTTGCTTGGACAGAGTGGTATTTGTGTAAATACACTGCAATAGACAAGGCATCTATCATGGGAGGAAAAAGTTGGATCAGTGTTTGAGGTGAAGCAAGCTGCAAGAATGAATGGAGAGAATGGGGCAATGAAATTAGTTTTGGATTGCTCGAGAAAAGGACTGGCACAGACCCAAATGGTCAGATGACTTTTGAGGCTATAAACCTCCATTATCTTGAATGGTATGAAATTGACCTTCATAACTGTAACTTTAAAAACTGTGTAATGTCTGACATATCATCAATCTTTTTATTTGTGTATTTGTCTTTTGACAGAATGTGCTACCAAAAATTCAGAATCTGAAACACATCATTTATGTGGACAAGAAGACCATCAATACTTCAGGATACCCAGAGGTCCTTCAGATTCACAGTATGGCTTCTGTGGAAGAACTGGGAGCCAAGCCAGAGATTTGTACGTGCAAAAGGGCTTTCTTACCACTATTGCTCTAAGGAATGTTTGGAAgtgactgctgctgctgctcatcCACTATAGACGCTACTTCAGGAAATAAGCAAAGTCATAGTACAGAAATAAGCACTGAAtcaacactgaccatcaagcacatgtttattttatttttgtcatattCCCATAaactctcccctgattctcccactcacctacacattagggggaaatttacagcagccaattaatttactacacatctttgggatgtgggaggaaatcgagtAATCAGGGAAAAGCCATCCTGTTActagaacatgcagactccacagtgATGGTACCAAAGGTCATAATTGTACCCTATTCAATGGAACACAATAAcaggagaaaataggagcaggccagCTAGTCCCTCtggcttgccccaccattcaatatgatcatggcacaTTCACCTCAGCCTGAACTCCGTGTCAGATCCCTACAGCCTTCAATCCCCCAATCTCTTGAAAATTTATCTACACTTTAGATACATCTAATGAGCTAGCATCCACAACTCTGAAGTAGAGAATTTGAGATTCAACATCCTCAGAAGAAATTTCAACGTATCACTGTTTTAAAACCCCTTGAAACTATGTCCTGTCCTCTGGAgcgatgaggcagcagctctaccagctgtgcaatCATGCTGCCTCATTGAACTATTCTAAGGATGTCTGCATTAGAGCAAATTAACCTTGTGCTATTTAATCCTTGTCCTGCTGAACAGGAATATTCAGTGTTGATCAAATTTTTAAGGGCTATGTGATATTAAAAGGCCTTTTATTAAGGATGAATAGTTTTAtattcaatctgctttcataataAATCCTACATGAATCACATAGTTCAGCATTGTGTACATCCTGTAACATCTTTCACACCGTCTCAGCATATTTGAACTTTCAGATACTTAGCCCCTTCTAGAAGTTGGGAAAGATTTAGCTATTAAACAGAGACCAGTGGTCACTGTTGATTTTCAGACTGGGTGTTACCAGCGCCTATCTCTACTGGGCACTGCTTGTGTGGCCACATAGCTGTAACCTTTTTCCTGCCCTGCCAACCTTTTCTGGGGCAAAGCTCACATTCCTGATCATGATCAAGAACAATTCCAAATCAGTTGTGCCACAGTGTAAGTTCTGTTTAAATGAGAGAATCAGCAAAAGAAATCCATAGGGAATTCTGAAAAAATTGACCTGAGGAGTGTTTGGATTGTGGAACTAACTTCCACCATGGCTATTAATACATCTTAAATTTGGTTAATTGAATAATTTGAGATGAAAAGCTTGCATCTATAGTGGTGACTGAATTCTCCATTTAACAAAAAATTGATGTCGTTGGTGCCTTTTGAGGCTTGTGCTTGACTCCAAACAGCAATATGTTTGATTCTTTGCTGCCCTGAATTGGCATAGCAACCCACTCCATCCAAGGGTAatcggggatgggcaataaatgttgttcTTGCCACAATGCCCACACCATGTGAAGAAATATAATAAAATGGAGTGGTTGAAGTGAATTACAtcaatgcatttaaggggaaagtGAGCAAGTCCCTGAGGAAAAAAAGATTTAGTGATAAGGTTAAATGAAAAAGCATGGAAGGAACACCGCCCTTGACATTGAGCTGAGCGACTAGCTTGTACTGCGAAAGGTTAGGGCCAAAGATGAAGTTTTTCTATCTTGTGCTATGGGAGTCCTTCCACCTTTTTAAACCTTTTGGGAAGAATGACAATGAATGAAGTTTGCAGTTTGCGCAATTAAATGTGGCTTCTGTAGGCTGGAACTGGAAACTCTGAACTCTTCGCAGTGCAGTCTTCTGACTCATTCCAAAGCACTTGATCTCATCACCATTATCCTAGTTCTGACACACCATAAAAACACTAGCTATGCTGTTCCCAGAACTCAAATCCTTTTCCAAAATGTATAAACAAGACATTTGGTTTggctcatggataggaaagatttagagggatatgagccaaatgaaggcaaatgggacttgctcagctATGGATGAGATGGACCAAAAGGCctaatttccatgctgtataattctgactCCTTGATTCTACAATGCCGTCCTACACAATAGATTCACATCCCATCTGCTTCTTGCACTATACCAAATCCCCATCCCTATATGTTCTCACTTTAACAGCCACAAAATAACTCGAGTCAGAGTTCTTCCCACCAGTACTCTTACTGCACACACACCTGTAGCACTTTCCTCTAAATCGTGGGCTTCAAACACAAAACATCACATCACAGTAGAGGTCTATAATAACCACTGTTTCTTGGATCCCTTAGACAATCTTCTCACTTTCTTTTCCCAAAAATGTCTCTCGTATTCTGACATGATTACAAAGTCTTTTCATTATTTGTTTAGGTGCAGTGTCCATAATCGCACCTTAAAAGCAATAGACCTCTGACTTATTGTACGCACAACTTAAAAGTGAGAACTGTAGCCATGTGGAAGATGTTCTCTATTGATAAGTTAGCTAACCCTGATTAACAATGTTTCCTGCGCAGTGGACACGACTCCTTCTCGGCCTGTCCCATCTGACTTGGCAGTGGTCATGTATACGAGTGGTTCTACGGGTCGGCCAAAGGGAGTGATGATGGTGCACAGTAACTTAATAGCGGGTATGACAGGCCAATGTCAGAGGATACCTGAGCTGGGGTGAGTAGCAGTAGTATTTCTTTATTTAGTTTTCACAGACCATACTACTAGTTGATCCAAGATCTAATAACCTTACTGGACAAATTATGCTGTTTGTCAAAATTGACCTTGTTAATAATGTGTGCCAGTTATTTTCATGTCAGGAATTTTGTTTGTAAATTACTTGGAACATTCAGGGGTTGTAAGTGTTACCATCTCAATACAAACAAAACACTGAGATGCTGGACTCCTGAAatgaaacaaagtgctggaaaagctcaacgggtcaggcagcatctgtggagagaaacagttaatgtttatagtcaatagatttttaaagGAACTATGAAAAGTTGAAGACAAAAGCAGTTTCAAACTAAGCTAAAAATGGAGGACAGGGATCCAGAGAGAACTCAAGGGAAGGTAAGTGATAGGTTCAGAGGCCGGAAAAGTTGAATGACAAGGGAGGTGAGGGAGCTGGGTGAAAAGGGCTAGGCCCAGGAATTCTCGAGTAGAAGGCAAGTCCTTTCCCTTTCCAGCCTATTTGGTTTGGTTCTGGACTTGTATTTTAAATCTGTACCATGAATGTTTTGAGGATGTGCTAGGTATGTACCCAGCCCTTGTATTTTCATTCAGAGTTGTTAGGAAATTTCCAATCTATATTTAAGTTTTAGAAATCTTTTTCAAAAAGGAGAAGCTCTGAAATTTTGGAATCAAAATTCCTGACATTTAATAAGTTTTGAGTCATTATctgaattttgcataatttattacCTAAATCCAGATTTGCATATGGCTAAAACTAACCTCTTGGACTGAATAATTTGAATGTTTCAGCATCAGTCCTCTGCAGCTTCTAGTAAACGTGACAAAATGAATCTCTTTCTAGACCCAAAGATACATACATTGGATATCTGCCATTGGCTCATGTGCTGGAACTCACTGCAGAAATCTCTTGCATTGCTTATGGCTGTCGAATTGGTTACTCATCCCCCCAAACACTGTCTGACCAGGTGAGCAATATTTTGGACATTACTGTATTACAAAGCCTTTTAGAGGAGGTTTTCTGCTAGTCCTTACAATTAGGTTCCCATCAGAGagcaattttataaagctgctgaTGACTTTGTGTATTTCTACTTGACGGAGTAGGCTACTTCCTTTCTGCAGAATGAAATTAAAACTTTTTAAGTGGTCATGCCAAGTGGAAATGGCTTGCTTTTATAGTGGGATGTTACATTCCACATTCCCAATTCActtgctctgcactctttctgagcTTGTGTGTCGCTGCACTTAATTTATAGACTACAACAAGTTGTGTATTAGCTGAATGTAATAAAAAGTGGCACCACTTCTGAATGTTCTCTATTGTTTCACAGTCAACCAAAATCAAAAAGGGCAGTAAAGGGGACTGTACTGTCCTGAAGCCAACACTGATGGCAGCAGTCCCGGTGAGTAAAGAGTCTGAATATTGACATGCCTTTGTGTGTTTTAGCCTGGAGTGTAATATTTAGTAAAACATTAACTCGCATTGTATTTATGCAGAAAAGAATCCCCAAAACTCAAAGGGAGAGGGTATGCAGATCCGTGGTGGATTATGTCAGTTCTTTCAAAACATTCGCTTTATAAGTAGGGTCCAAATTACCATTTTGGCAGATAAAATCGTAATCTGATGGAGGCTATTCTTCTAAATATCAGTATTCTCTAATGTGTAATTCCACATTGAAGGTTTGCTAACAAACATGGGAATATTGATCCACTATAATAATTATAGGctgtgggtggtgggagagggggaagcaCATTTCTTTGAATATTCCGTCATGGTAAGGTGGCTGTTTTTGTCTTTTCAGGAAATCATGGACCGAATTTATAAGAACCTCATGAGCAAGGTGCAGGAAATGAACTACTTGCAGAGAACCATGTTCAAACTTGGTTATGATTACAAGTTGGAACAGATCAAAAGGGGTTATGATGCACCTCTTTGCAACCTGTAAGAAAACTAGATAATTACATAAATGATTTCTCTGAATCTCGATCTTAATTGCACTGTATTGCcaaaaaaagcattttattttagaaagcaTTTTTAATGTAGATAATTGTCATAGTGAGATGCAAGTAGACCTCACTCATTTCTTGCTGCAGTTCCACTGTTGCTAAGTTTTTTTCATGTGAACACTGGATTCTTGCCAACAGACAAAGGATTTAGCCTCTGGATTTGTGCCAACCTGGGCAGGGACATGGATGTTCCTACCTGGTGCATGAGGAGACAGGAGCGAGAGATTCCATACCTACAGAAACCAAACATTTTGAGGACCCTCTTGGCAGATGAGAGAGGCTTGTAGTTATGCTCATGTGAGGATAGTTCAGCCATGTGCTGCTCCTTTCCTGCCCACGGGCAAGTTTCTGATTCTGCCAACTCTTGTTGGCAAATAAgtgatttgttttctgttttagatAAATGCTATTCTGGGCAGACTAAAGGCAGTTTGGCAGTTGACCAGAACCTAAAATGCACAATCTCAATGCCCAACCTTAACAGAAACCAAATCATTTTCCTTCAGTAACTGAATGCACTTTACTATGGTTACAACTGCAAACTTGTCACAAATGGTAGATTTTGAATACCTACTTTTAAGGAATCTATCATTTTCTTCACCTTAGTTTGGAGATGTAAACATTTGAACTGTGTTCCACAGCATCTTTCGTCTCTCATGTCCACTTCTTGCAAGAAAACTACTCCTTGCCTCTTCCAGAGATACCCCAGGACTGTTTGTTTCATACCCAGGCCCCTCTGTTGTTAGTGTCAATCCACTTTGGAGCTCTGCAATGGTGTACATTTGAGGGTAAACCAAAATAGTCCAATTTCAGTAATAACTCTGAATGCAACTACATTTATATACTGCTGTTGAACACGATTGCACTTGTGAGGATTGGATTATACAAATATTACTTGGGTCTGTAGTAACTTacatcttgtatatttcaataatgaaaataaatactGATTCAAATAGCTGATGTCTGCTGGAGGATGGAATCTCAATACTGCATTTTACAAAGAGGTGGGGAGTTTTGGAAGGGAATTTGGAGGTTTCAGGGTTAAGAAGCCACAACCACCAGTGGCAGAATGATGAAAAAACTGGGCTTGTGCAAGAGGCTAGAACTGGAAATAAGCTGAAGTCTCCAAGGGtaatagggctggaggaggtttcaGAGCGAGTTAGAGGGACCATGAACATATTTGAAAACCAGGTTCACTTTTTTTAACTGAGCTGTTGCCAGCCAGACAACCGATGTAGGTTGCTGAGCGGAGGTTTTGATAAGGTAAAGTCCAAGAAGTTAGAAACTTGGGTGTCAGGCCAGGTGAACATATTAAAGTGTTGTCAGCCAAATGTGCATATCACCAACTTATCTTTCCAAACGTAGTTTGGGGAACTTCATAAAATATTATAGATGTACTGAAGGAAGAGTTTTCATGCCAATGTCCTTCCCAATACTTTGGGGTATTTGAGATTTCAAATCTTATGAGACCTATTttaaggagtttttttttgtgttttataataggttattatttaaaaaagTGAAAGCCCTGTTGGGAGGAAATGTTCGAATGATGCTGTCTGGAGGTGCACCCCTTTCTCCACAGACGCAGAGGTTTATGAATGTGTGTTTCTGCTGTCCAGTGGGTCAAGGTTATGGCTTGACAGAAACATGTGGGGCTGGTTCCATCACTGAAGGTGAGTGCTTGAGCTATTGAAGGATAAAGTGCTACTAGGAGTGGGGTAATGGCTTCTGGGAGGGCAAGAGAAGTGATTGAAGGAAATTAACTGGCGAGACTTGATATACCACAAGGTATAAAATGGTGTTGTAGGAAAATGGGTAATTGTAATTATTGATTGGTGATTGTTGTTGAGGAAAATGGGTAATTGTAATTATTGattggtgcttttttttttaatttagtgaACTTGAATGAATTCTTATTTTTTGCTCTATTTTTATTCTTGTGTCTGTGTGTAAAATTATATTCTGTACACAGTCCTAGAGCCACTGAGAACAAGATTTGTTGTTTTGGCTTGTTTCATGTGGCTTAGTCTATGGGCTGACATGGAACAGGATGTTGTGTGTTTTGGAAACTAGTGGGAAGACTTGTGCCTTTAATGCCAGATGTGTGCATGGATGTCCAATTGTACTCTTCTCCAAACATTAGGTTCCATGGAATCATTTAGCACCAGTGCACAAAGACTAATTTCTCCCCACATCTCCATGTCTTGGCTTTCAATATCTAAACATGAAAACACTGGGTACAAATGCCTTGGAGTTCTGATCTATTCACTCAAACTGCCCATCCTGGTTCCACTATATATTTGATTAGAGATTTTAATCTCACTTTTGGTGTTTTGAACATCCATTTTAATCAAGACTTGGAAACAGCAATTATAATGAAATTAACATGGATTTGTGACTTGAATTTCCGCTGAATTTTGCAGGAACTGAGTGTATTTATCTGCTTTCCTTTCTCCATTTTTCCACCTAATGGAATGGCAGGACACAGATGGCCTCTGAACATTAGTCAGAACTTCGGCAGcttttcagtaatttttttaaaattcttttgcaCAAGTATAGTTTGAAATCAAAATTGTCATAATTGACAAGATTGCAGTAAGCAATCTGTATGCTGCTGTTGATTACTACTTAGGATTTTCACTCCTTCCGGTGAACTGGACCAACCTGTCTAAAGCTGTACCAAGTGTGTCAATGAAGATATTACTAAAGTTGTTCTTTAGCAATGTGGAATGCAGAATTGACGCTAAATACCATACAATTCAAGTGAACAGACTGATATGATGCATGTCTCAGCATGGAAACATTCAAGTACACAAGGGAACACAATTTATCTGCACCATTGGCTCTGTAAATGTACTTTCTGGCACCTTTATTGATTTCTGAAAGAATTCCAAAATCTAACCATGATATCTTTGCAATTTCAGTATCAGATTACAGCACAGGCAGAGTTGGAGCTCCACTTATCTGCTGTGAAATCAAGCTGAGAGACTGGGAAGAAGGTACATATAAGATCTACATCCACGTCATTTGAAAGGATTGATTGGATTACCTTTCAAAAGAGCTGGCACAGCTTCAAGGGGCTGAATGTGTTTTGACTAGAATAGGCATAAATGCCTAAGCAAAAAGTGAAGGCCCATACTTGTTACAACTCACTAACCAAAGTACTTTTCATGTCAGATGCAGAGCTTGTGAAAGGAACGATATAGAAATATTCTAACAGTGGCAGGCAGTCCAGGAGCTCTGCCACAATATGAATGATGACAGTAgcgctccagtgacctgggttcaatcctgacctccagtgctgtgtggagttctTCTCCTTGTAACTGTGGGTTTCTCGCGGGTGCGCTTGTTTCTTCATGCAACCCAAAGACAcgagttggcaggttaattggcccatCCCCAGTGTGCAACTGAGTGGTGGAATCCGGGGTGAGCAGTgcttgatgggaatatgagaagaattggtgtgaatgggtgtttgatggtcagcatggacttgactGGCCAAATGGCCGGTTCGCATTACGTATGGCTCTATTTTGCAGTcagtcactttttttaaaaacaaagtttaTTATTCCTTACCCCCTTCAAGGTCTGTCTGGAGGTCCAAAACAATCGTAGTCCCTGTGATCCTCACCAGGGCTGTGAGGAAACGTAAGGGACTGTCACTAATTGGATAGCTTGTACAAAAACCTGTCATTGGCATAATtgcctgaatggtctcctcctggaTGTGAGATTCTGTGACTGTTCAATCCAGTCAGAGTGCAGTGGTATCCAATTCCTCTCTCCACAAGATCTCTTGTTTTTACGGTGGGCGATTAAAACTTAATGAACACCCTCTTTCCCCTATGTCTGTGGACTCTGAGGCCTCTTATTCCCTTCCACCAACAGGCTGAACAGACTAGTGATGAAAGTGAGTCATTTTGGGCTGGGACAGTCAGTATTACGGTTGATTGTGACTTTCCAGGTGACTCACTGGTTTTTACCAAATACAAAATGGACTGTTTTAGTTTTTTAGTTAATTTATAGAAACCCTCAGCATGACAATTAAAGGAAATGTACATGtgttggattttgtttttaaatgaatgaTCTTCCTGAAAAGTTCAGAATGAGCTCAGTTGCAGTGTGGTGTgtgcagagttgctgcctcacagctccggtgacctaggttcgatcctgacctccagtgctgtctctgtggcttgtgcacattccccctgtgattgTATGGATTTCTTCCAGCTACGCCAGTTTCCTCGCAATTCTCAAAGACTGGTGGCTTTGGCAGATTAATTGACCGCTGTTAGTTGCctgtagtgtgtaggtaagtggtagagtctggggggagttgatgggattctGGGAGAATAAAACGTGATCAGTGTAGAATTGGTTGCTGCAgtttcaatgggccaaagagcttatTTCCATTCTCTCACTCTTACTAATTGTTTATTGTTCAACTGTAGGGGGATATACCACCCGTGACCAGCCAAATCCAAGAGGAGAAGTTCTGAttggtgggccaaatgtggcAGTGGGGTACTTCAAAGGGAATTCATCCAATGATGACTTTTTTGAGGACAGCAGTGGTCAGCGTTGGTTTTGCACGGGAGATGTTGGTGAATTCCACCCAGATGGCTGCCTACAGATAATTGGtaagaacctaagaaataggagcaggagcagggcaTTAGGACTCCTTGAGACTGCTTATTATtcaacatggctgatcttcctcaacaccattttcccacattctgcCCTAGATTCAttcaacatccagaaatctatcaatctcagttttgaatggagTCAATGGCTCAgtcctgaggtagagaattccaaagattcactttgaaatgaggagaaaatttcAGTCCTAACTGACCTATCCATTGTTCTGAGATTGTGATCCCTCATTCATTATCTGCTTTCAAGGGCTCCTGGAAAAGAAAAGCTATTCCCCAAGCACTTGGCTCCTGGAAGGGATTTATCATTTTTCAAGCTCATAACTTTTACTTCCTCATTTACACTGGACACTGGTCCTTCAGTATTTCTGCAAAGTTTTTTTGGGTCTCCTGTGAAGGTAGACattaagtatttgtttaatttttctgtcagttccttattccccattataaagtCTCCCATCTCTCTGTGAAGAACCCACATATACCCTCACTAgcctttttcttttttccataCCTGCAGGAGTTCTTGGTATGTTTTAACTTCTCAATAGCTTTCTCTTTTACATCTATTTGCCCTTTCTTTCCATAGTGATCTTTTGATTTCTAAAATGCTCTCAATCTTTagcttcacacttttcctggcAACTTTAAGCCTTTTTCTTTGATTTAGTAATTTCTCCTGCAATTCATAGTTGGACCATTTTTCCTGTTATGCCTTTGTGTTTTAATGGACTGCATATTTATTGCAAATTGTGtattatttcttaaatgttagccattgccttACCAGTGTTATTGCTTAATGGGGTTTTCCAATCTACTACAGCCAACCTGCCCCTCATGTCttcataatttcctttgtttaggTTGAAAAC
Coding sequences within:
- the acsl4a gene encoding long-chain-fatty-acid--CoA ligase 4 isoform X2, whose protein sequence is MAKRIKAKATSDKPGSPYRSVDHFDSLARVDFPGLDTLDKLFEAAVKKFQRNDCLGTREMLSEENEVQTNGKVFKKLILGEYKWLNYEEVNQHVDLFGSGLSALGLKAKDMVGIFCETRAEWMIAAQACFKYNFPLVTIYATLGEDAVAYGLNESEVTHLITSAELLDTKLKNVLPKIQNLKHIIYVDKKTINTSGYPEVLQIHSMASVEELGAKPEILDTTPSRPVPSDLAVVMYTSGSTGRPKGVMMVHSNLIAGMTGQCQRIPELGPKDTYIGYLPLAHVLELTAEISCIAYGCRIGYSSPQTLSDQSTKIKKGSKGDCTVLKPTLMAAVPEIMDRIYKNLMSKVQEMNYLQRTMFKLGYDYKLEQIKRGYDAPLCNLLLFKKVKALLGGNVRMMLSGGAPLSPQTQRFMNVCFCCPVGQGYGLTETCGAGSITEVSDYSTGRVGAPLICCEIKLRDWEEGGYTTRDQPNPRGEVLIGGPNVAVGYFKGNSSNDDFFEDSSGQRWFCTGDVGEFHPDGCLQIIDRKKDLVKLQAGEYVSLGKVESALKSCSLIDNICAYANSEQSYVISFVVPNQKKLTALAEQKQVQGTWEEICNDSKMEAEVLREIKEASASSKLEKFEVPIKVRLSPEPWTPETGLVTDAFKLKRKELRNHYLNDIERMYGGK